Proteins encoded by one window of Thermobaculum terrenum ATCC BAA-798:
- a CDS encoding NADH-quinone oxidoreductase subunit N gives MNASLPNVDFWALTPIIIVSITACAVLLIDIFTPISKGKVYPAVAVLGQALALIVALIQLGDASVTTFGGSWRTDRFSLFFTITVLISGILGVLICDSWLRIRNLGRSEFYTLLLCSVAGVIVTASAHDLITLFIGIELTSIPTYMLTGFAKHDQRSNEASLKYFLLGAFSTAILLYGLTWLFGITGGITYPEIAAFGLGPGDASKVPLLFAVLLIIVGLGFKSAAVPFHMWTPDAYQGAPTVVTAFMSVSVKAGAFAALIRLMVEAVPDLYGSWGPVLAVIAVLTMFVGNIVAIVQEDVKRMLAYSSVGHTGFILAGLAGWVPNNDMAVASVLFYSFVYVFMNLGAFGILAWLENHGGNTLLDSMDGLFLRFPQAAGALAIFLLALMGFPLTAGLPAKVFVFLGAADGGYTWLGVLVFVASIISAVFYLKVMVRMFMYEPKVALASPRQPDMAIALGVCAIATVLLGILFMPILNLALSAT, from the coding sequence GTGAACGCAAGCCTTCCTAACGTGGACTTTTGGGCGCTTACTCCCATAATTATAGTCTCTATTACTGCTTGTGCTGTGTTATTAATTGATATCTTTACCCCAATAAGCAAGGGGAAGGTTTATCCTGCTGTTGCTGTTCTTGGACAAGCTCTAGCATTGATAGTAGCGCTAATCCAGCTTGGTGATGCATCTGTAACTACTTTTGGTGGTAGTTGGCGAACGGACAGATTCTCTTTGTTCTTTACTATAACCGTATTGATATCTGGTATCTTGGGGGTCCTTATCTGTGATTCTTGGCTTAGAATAAGAAACCTCGGGCGATCTGAGTTCTATACTCTTCTGTTGTGTTCTGTAGCAGGGGTAATAGTAACGGCTTCTGCTCATGATCTTATAACCCTATTCATAGGCATAGAGCTCACTAGCATCCCTACCTATATGCTTACCGGGTTTGCAAAGCATGATCAGAGGTCAAACGAGGCCTCACTCAAATACTTCCTGCTTGGAGCTTTCTCGACCGCTATCCTGCTGTATGGCTTGACTTGGCTATTTGGCATTACAGGTGGCATCACTTATCCAGAGATCGCAGCTTTTGGTTTGGGTCCTGGAGATGCTAGTAAGGTACCTCTGCTTTTCGCGGTTCTACTAATTATTGTTGGGCTTGGGTTCAAGTCTGCTGCTGTACCGTTCCATATGTGGACACCAGATGCTTACCAGGGTGCCCCTACAGTTGTAACTGCCTTCATGTCTGTGAGTGTAAAGGCTGGTGCATTTGCTGCTCTAATTCGTCTGATGGTAGAGGCTGTACCTGATCTCTATGGTAGTTGGGGGCCGGTACTAGCTGTAATAGCTGTATTGACAATGTTTGTGGGCAACATAGTTGCAATAGTTCAAGAAGATGTCAAGCGCATGCTTGCTTACTCTAGCGTGGGGCACACAGGGTTCATACTAGCTGGCCTGGCAGGATGGGTTCCTAATAATGATATGGCTGTGGCCAGCGTGCTATTCTACTCCTTCGTATATGTTTTCATGAATTTGGGAGCCTTTGGCATCCTCGCATGGTTGGAGAATCATGGGGGTAACACCCTTTTGGATTCGATGGATGGACTCTTCCTTAGATTCCCACAGGCAGCTGGTGCATTGGCAATATTTCTTCTAGCCCTAATGGGTTTCCCACTGACAGCCGGATTACCAGCTAAGGTGTTCGTCTTCCTGGGTGCTGCGGATGGTGGTTATACTTGGCTGGGTGTGTTGGTGTTTGTGGCTAGCATAATCTCTGCTGTGTTCTACTTAAAAGTAATGGTGCGAATGTTTATGTATGAACCTAAGGTCGCACTGGCTTCTCCCAGACAACCGGATATGGCCATCGCTTTAGGTGTATGCGCCATTGCTACCGTACTACTGGGCATACTTTTCATGCCTATCCTTAACTTAGCATTGTCGGCTACCTAA
- a CDS encoding complex I subunit 4 family protein: MTYGTNQLGMPILTLTLLVPLASAILAALVPGDRKNTIRWIAVIGSGVNLMLAAIALASFRFGTDQIQLVERWIWAPSLNLQYYLGIDGISVLLYGLTALLSFIAIVYSFGVIDYRIKEYYVALLVLETGMLGVFVALDLLLFYVFFELTLIPMALLIGVWGHGRKLYSAVKFFLYTLAGSLIMLAAIASIYVHTSSIPNGPTLNYVDLLRIAPNWSYAWQVWMFWGFFFAFAIKVPLFPFHTWLPDAHVDAPTAGSILLAGVLLKMGGYGFLRWLLPLAPEASRDLAVIPITLSVIAILYGALVTLVQRDLKKLVAYSSVASMGFVVLGIFIFNLHGAQGAIVQMVSHGFISGALFLGVGVIYERLHTREIAKLGGLATLMGPFASLWVMLSLANLGLPGFSAFVGEVLVTLGTWLYKPWLAFPVYAYIILSAAYMLWMVARVFYLGKPESKVSLPPMNIYQEALPLVVLVGFSFVLGVWATPFLRATEPSLVTLLGHLGVSTAASIGIR, from the coding sequence TTGACTTACGGAACTAACCAGTTGGGAATGCCAATACTAACGCTTACTCTCCTGGTACCTTTGGCTAGTGCCATCCTGGCAGCTTTGGTCCCGGGGGATCGCAAAAATACTATCCGTTGGATAGCCGTTATAGGCTCCGGCGTCAACTTGATGCTGGCAGCTATTGCTTTGGCCTCTTTCCGTTTTGGTACGGATCAGATCCAGTTGGTCGAAAGATGGATCTGGGCTCCTTCTTTAAACTTACAGTATTACCTAGGTATCGATGGAATATCTGTACTCTTGTATGGACTGACCGCGTTACTTTCATTTATTGCCATAGTATACAGCTTTGGTGTTATCGACTATAGGATAAAGGAGTACTATGTAGCTTTACTTGTACTTGAGACCGGTATGCTTGGGGTATTCGTTGCCCTTGATCTGCTGCTCTTCTATGTTTTCTTTGAGCTAACATTGATTCCTATGGCTTTACTTATAGGTGTATGGGGACATGGCAGAAAACTGTACTCTGCGGTTAAGTTCTTTCTGTATACACTTGCCGGCAGCCTGATCATGTTGGCTGCAATTGCATCGATCTACGTACATACATCATCCATACCAAATGGTCCTACTCTGAATTATGTTGATCTGCTGAGGATAGCGCCTAATTGGAGCTATGCTTGGCAAGTATGGATGTTTTGGGGCTTCTTCTTTGCTTTTGCAATCAAGGTGCCTTTATTCCCTTTCCACACTTGGCTGCCTGATGCTCACGTAGATGCACCAACTGCCGGAAGTATCTTGCTGGCTGGTGTGCTGCTAAAGATGGGTGGTTATGGGTTCCTGAGATGGCTTCTTCCTCTAGCTCCTGAGGCAAGTCGCGACTTAGCAGTGATACCTATAACATTGTCGGTTATAGCTATTCTCTATGGGGCTCTCGTGACCCTGGTGCAAAGGGATCTGAAGAAGCTGGTAGCGTATTCTTCAGTAGCTTCTATGGGCTTCGTGGTTCTGGGTATATTCATTTTCAACCTTCACGGGGCCCAAGGGGCTATAGTTCAGATGGTAAGCCATGGCTTTATATCTGGAGCATTATTCCTAGGTGTTGGGGTCATATACGAGAGATTGCATACTCGGGAGATAGCGAAGCTGGGAGGGCTAGCTACACTAATGGGGCCCTTCGCTTCTCTCTGGGTAATGCTATCGCTAGCTAATTTAGGGCTTCCTGGATTCAGTGCATTTGTAGGGGAGGTCTTAGTGACCTTAGGTACTTGGCTCTATAAACCATGGCTGGCTTTCCCGGTATATGCTTACATCATACTGTCTGCAGCTTACATGCTTTGGATGGTGGCTAGAGTTTTTTATCTTGGAAAGCCTGAATCAAAGGTTTCTCTTCCGCCAATGAATATATATCAGGAGGCTTTACCATTGGTGGTATTAGTCGGATTTAGCTTTGTGCTTGGAGTATGGGCAACACCTTTCCTGCGGGCCACAGAGCCATCCCTGGTGACCCTTTTAGGTCATTTAGGGGTTTCCACGGCTGCATCTATTGGAATAAGGTAG
- the nuoL gene encoding NADH-quinone oxidoreductase subunit L: MESYIWLIPLLPLAAFGFNFFFGKGRSEPLITIIAAGSVALSFLLSILVFLQVGSGTHLDWNLYTWIDSGNFDISIGFYVDELAAIMLLVVTGVSLLVHIYSRGYMHGDPGYYRFFAYLPLFTFSMLMLVLANNFLQLYFFWEAVGLCSYLLIGFWYERPSASFAALKAFLVNRVGDFGFGLGVIFTFVTFGTLSYASVFERADTASTSVLTAITLLLFMGAMGKSAQWPLHVWLPDAMEGPTPVSALIHAATMVTAGVYMVARANPLFEAAQGTLTIVAVVGLVTALLGATIGIVQNDIKRVMAYSTISQLGYMFFALGIGAYVSAIFHLFTHAFFKALLFLGAGSVMHAMNGETDMQKMGGLRRYMPHTFATLTIGGLALAGVPPLAGFWSKDEILGTAFIDHKYWIYALGTLASFLTAFYITRLISLTFLGSPRFDEHEIHPHESPSVMTIPLWVLAALSVVAGFVGVPPENGFIHSFLSGVFEHGEEAAHAGGFSAEVLVLMAVATLVAIAGILLALGVYYWQIPSLNPKVWGERLSFVYRLLWNKYYFDDLYDVWFVRSTKALGNALWFVDSEGVDGAVNGVAKGVSISSTLLRKIQTGFVGNYALMICIGMVLVVAYLFFQR, encoded by the coding sequence TTGGAGAGCTACATTTGGCTTATACCTTTACTACCATTAGCTGCTTTTGGTTTCAACTTTTTTTTCGGTAAGGGAAGATCAGAGCCGCTTATTACCATAATTGCGGCTGGTTCTGTGGCTTTATCCTTCTTGCTCTCCATTCTGGTGTTCCTACAAGTAGGTTCGGGTACACATCTTGATTGGAATCTTTATACATGGATAGATTCTGGAAACTTTGACATTAGCATAGGCTTCTATGTAGATGAGCTGGCGGCTATTATGCTCCTGGTAGTTACGGGAGTAAGCTTGCTCGTCCACATATACAGCCGGGGATACATGCATGGCGATCCAGGCTACTATCGATTCTTTGCATATCTTCCACTTTTCACTTTCAGCATGTTGATGCTGGTTCTGGCAAATAATTTCCTGCAGCTGTATTTCTTTTGGGAAGCTGTAGGTTTGTGTTCTTACTTGCTTATAGGTTTCTGGTATGAAAGGCCTTCGGCTTCGTTTGCAGCTTTGAAGGCCTTCCTTGTAAATAGGGTGGGAGATTTTGGTTTCGGACTTGGAGTTATATTCACCTTTGTCACTTTTGGCACCTTGTCTTATGCCTCAGTATTTGAGAGGGCTGATACAGCGTCTACGTCAGTGCTTACCGCTATTACTTTGTTACTGTTCATGGGAGCAATGGGTAAATCTGCTCAATGGCCCCTGCATGTGTGGTTGCCAGATGCAATGGAAGGTCCTACTCCGGTAAGCGCATTGATTCACGCAGCGACGATGGTTACGGCAGGTGTCTATATGGTAGCCCGAGCCAATCCTCTATTTGAGGCTGCACAAGGCACACTTACTATCGTAGCTGTAGTAGGACTTGTAACAGCTTTGCTTGGAGCTACTATAGGCATAGTTCAGAACGACATTAAGCGGGTTATGGCCTATTCAACTATAAGTCAGCTAGGCTATATGTTCTTTGCCTTAGGTATAGGGGCCTATGTGTCGGCTATATTTCACTTGTTTACGCATGCTTTCTTCAAAGCTTTGCTATTCCTTGGAGCCGGTAGCGTCATGCATGCTATGAACGGCGAGACGGATATGCAGAAGATGGGGGGGCTTAGAAGGTATATGCCCCATACATTTGCCACTCTGACCATTGGAGGGCTTGCTCTCGCCGGGGTGCCTCCACTTGCAGGCTTCTGGAGTAAGGACGAGATTCTGGGAACTGCTTTCATTGATCACAAATATTGGATCTATGCTCTGGGCACGTTAGCTTCGTTCCTTACTGCATTTTATATAACTCGACTTATATCTCTTACTTTTCTGGGGAGCCCGAGATTTGATGAACATGAGATACACCCTCATGAATCTCCTTCGGTTATGACCATACCTCTATGGGTACTTGCAGCACTATCAGTAGTAGCTGGATTTGTCGGAGTTCCTCCAGAGAACGGTTTTATACACAGTTTTCTCTCTGGCGTTTTTGAGCATGGTGAGGAAGCTGCTCACGCTGGTGGGTTCTCTGCCGAAGTCCTAGTTCTGATGGCAGTAGCGACCCTGGTGGCTATAGCCGGGATCTTATTGGCTTTGGGTGTGTATTACTGGCAAATACCATCTTTGAATCCCAAGGTGTGGGGAGAAAGATTGTCATTTGTCTATAGGTTACTCTGGAACAAGTACTACTTTGATGATCTATATGATGTTTGGTTTGTCAGATCCACCAAGGCATTGGGAAATGCCCTGTGGTTTGTAGATTCTGAGGGAGTAGATGGTGCTGTTAATGGAGTCGCTAAAGGCGTATCTATTTCCAGCACTTTATTGCGTAAGATTCAAACAGGTTTCGTAGGAAACTACGCCTTGATGATCTGTATAGGCATGGTATTGGTGGTAGCTTACTTGTTCTTCCAGAGGTAA
- the nuoK gene encoding NADH-quinone oxidoreductase subunit NuoK has product MHPPLEWYLLFSGALFTIGLIGVLVRRHVLVIFMSVELMLNACNVALAAFGRYLNIIDAQEFVVFVVAVAAAEAAIGLAIILAFARHKNTIDVGEMTILKE; this is encoded by the coding sequence ATGCACCCACCACTCGAGTGGTATCTACTGTTCAGCGGTGCCCTATTTACTATAGGACTGATAGGTGTACTTGTGCGTAGGCATGTTCTCGTAATCTTCATGAGCGTTGAACTAATGCTTAACGCGTGTAATGTCGCTTTGGCTGCTTTTGGTCGCTATCTGAACATAATTGATGCTCAAGAGTTTGTGGTGTTTGTGGTGGCAGTGGCGGCGGCCGAAGCAGCTATTGGCCTAGCCATCATCCTTGCTTTTGCAAGACATAAAAATACAATCGATGTTGGCGAGATGACTATTCTGAAGGAGTAG
- a CDS encoding NADH-quinone oxidoreductase subunit J — protein MDLVSWLFILFAVIGLLGAVMVVVARNPVHCVLFMLLTFVNIAAMFVLLDAQFIAILQVLVYSGAILVLFLFVVMLLQQAERPIPMLAARVQLPVALVVGGLFLLEIIVVTFGNIITAGRKGGDTPQAIAQAGGNVQALGEQLFTRWLLPFEIASVLLLVAAIGALYLAKEDL, from the coding sequence TTGGATCTGGTTTCCTGGCTCTTTATATTGTTTGCTGTTATAGGACTTTTGGGCGCTGTCATGGTGGTTGTTGCCCGTAACCCTGTGCACTGCGTACTCTTTATGCTGCTGACTTTCGTGAATATCGCTGCGATGTTTGTGCTCTTGGATGCACAATTTATCGCCATACTCCAAGTCTTGGTGTACTCAGGTGCTATACTAGTGCTTTTCCTGTTTGTGGTGATGCTTCTACAGCAGGCTGAGAGACCTATACCCATGCTGGCTGCAAGGGTACAATTGCCCGTGGCTTTGGTTGTAGGTGGTTTGTTTCTGCTTGAGATAATAGTTGTAACTTTCGGTAACATTATTACCGCAGGGCGTAAAGGAGGGGATACTCCTCAAGCAATAGCTCAAGCTGGTGGTAACGTGCAGGCTCTTGGGGAGCAGCTCTTTACTAGATGGCTGCTTCCTTTTGAGATTGCTTCAGTCTTGCTCCTTGTAGCAGCTATAGGTGCTTTGTACTTGGCTAAGGAGGATCTATAG
- a CDS encoding NuoI/complex I 23 kDa subunit family protein, with the protein MALLDRFKGFYVVLSQMLQPPVTRQYPKEPRKMTHRFRGIPVLVTDPETGEEKCTACGLCATACPNNVITMTSEPHATKGRHPVTYNIQALRCLFCGLCVEACPVKAIQMSHHFELASTSRDNLLYDKQRLLELGRGIYDEVEQTESGEWIEVTRFPEEVESPQPKREVA; encoded by the coding sequence ATGGCTTTACTAGACAGGTTCAAGGGATTCTATGTAGTGCTATCTCAAATGCTGCAGCCACCAGTAACCAGGCAATACCCTAAAGAGCCACGTAAGATGACGCACCGCTTTCGTGGGATCCCGGTACTGGTTACTGACCCCGAGACAGGCGAGGAGAAGTGTACTGCCTGTGGCCTGTGCGCTACAGCATGCCCTAACAACGTTATTACTATGACAAGTGAGCCTCATGCCACCAAGGGAAGGCACCCGGTTACCTATAACATCCAGGCTCTCAGGTGCCTGTTCTGTGGTTTGTGTGTTGAGGCCTGCCCTGTGAAAGCCATACAGATGTCTCATCATTTTGAACTTGCATCTACCAGCCGAGACAATCTGCTATACGATAAGCAGAGACTGTTGGAGTTGGGGCGAGGAATCTACGACGAAGTAGAACAGACGGAATCTGGTGAGTGGATAGAAGTTACTCGGTTCCCGGAGGAAGTGGAATCACCACAACCTAAGAGAGAGGTGGCTTAG
- the nuoH gene encoding NADH-quinone oxidoreductase subunit NuoH, which yields MLAKILVVFVVVLTTMAYLTYFERKVLARMQSRLGPNRTGPYGLLQPLADGLKLLTKEPNLPASADKFVFFLAPVLVLVPALMVWAVIPFGPAFTAFGRQIALSITDINVGLLYVLAMSSLGVYGIVMAGWSSNNKYAALGGLRSSAQLISYEATLGISLVGALLMAGSLNLRDIVEAQQGTILGFIPKWFILPQILGFTLYLTSAIAETNRAPFDLPEAETELVAGFHTEYSGFQFAMFFLGEYINMLAVSAIASTVFLGGWLGPNIPFLPAAIEGPIWFAVKMAIFIFFYVWLRATLPRFKYDQLMRLCWKVMLPLALANILITAAIKLAF from the coding sequence ATGCTAGCCAAAATACTTGTGGTCTTCGTAGTAGTGCTCACTACTATGGCCTACCTGACATATTTCGAGCGGAAGGTATTAGCTCGTATGCAGTCACGCTTGGGGCCTAATAGAACAGGTCCCTATGGATTGTTACAGCCTCTTGCAGATGGCCTCAAGCTGTTGACAAAGGAGCCTAATTTACCTGCAAGTGCTGATAAGTTTGTGTTCTTTCTTGCCCCGGTATTAGTTCTAGTGCCGGCGCTAATGGTTTGGGCAGTTATTCCTTTTGGTCCTGCCTTTACAGCTTTTGGTAGACAGATAGCGCTTTCGATTACCGATATCAATGTGGGGCTTCTATATGTATTAGCAATGAGTTCGCTTGGTGTCTATGGCATAGTAATGGCTGGATGGTCATCCAATAACAAATATGCTGCTCTAGGGGGACTGCGCTCTTCAGCTCAACTTATTAGTTACGAGGCCACGCTTGGGATATCTCTAGTTGGTGCTCTATTGATGGCTGGGAGCCTGAACCTGAGAGATATAGTAGAAGCTCAACAAGGTACTATATTGGGGTTCATACCAAAGTGGTTTATCTTGCCTCAAATTTTGGGCTTCACCTTATATCTAACAAGTGCCATTGCAGAGACTAATAGGGCGCCATTTGACCTACCTGAGGCTGAGACTGAGCTTGTAGCTGGTTTCCATACTGAGTACTCTGGATTTCAGTTCGCCATGTTCTTCTTGGGTGAGTACATAAACATGTTAGCTGTGTCTGCTATAGCCTCTACGGTTTTTCTAGGTGGTTGGCTGGGGCCAAATATTCCATTCTTGCCTGCAGCTATAGAAGGGCCAATATGGTTTGCTGTAAAGATGGCTATATTTATCTTCTTCTATGTCTGGCTAAGAGCTACATTACCTAGATTCAAGTATGACCAATTGATGAGGCTATGCTGGAAAGTTATGTTACCGTTGGCTCTGGCTAACATACTGATTACTGCTGCGATCAAGCTGGCGTTTTGA
- a CDS encoding molybdopterin-dependent oxidoreductase translates to MSQQDNIEQVTLTIDGKQVTVPKGTFILHAARKAGIHIPTFCEYPDLRPFGACRMCMVEITTRRGTSIDISCSTPVSEGMIVQTRSPKVREAQRFVVESLLVDHPLDCPVCDKSGECDLQNHAYLSQVRVNNPLRRPKISWELEMLSESVSIKRDRCVLCGRCVRVCDELVGATALSWAQRGFRSYIDAAFGEDLKKSPCVSCGLCIQVCPVGALLNTSYHDTARAWFLTHVPSVCSFCSVGCSMDINVEQETGRVKRITSNQDTGFNNQLLCARGFFGFEFIESRERLSSPLIRRDGELVEASWDEAIKEIASRLPVYKGSFGAIAGAHCTNEENYLFGKFVRGVMQTNNIDYDTGGGYGVPEKGLRDVFGSDAPTNSFLDVMENAGSVLVIGSNLDVTHPVLAYKLQTAVRRHQIKLIVASPRQVPLEQFASKVIRYREGSEAELLQGIAAIIASRSQVDDGYVSERVEGYEEWLNSVSTITPSNVSRITGVSEVDLLEVADIYATGGTGDLNNKRPSAIFYSTSLTHQPNGELVDYGAAALALLTGNIGVPGGGVMALKMANNSQGAVDMGCAPFLLPGEFRVDDDEARSRLESMWGVEIDPNPGMSLEQMIDAALSGDLKAMYIMGANPVESSYDSDKVRAALSNLSFLVVQDIFLTETAKLADVVLPACSWAEKEGTYTSAERRIQYLHKAIPARGLSVADWGVITQIMQAMGYEVGYRNPKDIFAEITRVVPRYSGITIEDLESEGKEISRRPGKAYRSVAVDNIKRHGVIWTDAPDGNPILYTQTFPIGKAKLMPVVMRTDLPDAAQVYKETLEPSLYVQGTGTITRRCPTLKSLHDNKAADSSLERGRGVGVVRGPHLEMSGYSTGQLTEI, encoded by the coding sequence ATGTCTCAGCAAGATAACATCGAGCAAGTCACACTCACTATAGACGGGAAGCAGGTTACCGTTCCAAAGGGTACATTTATCCTTCATGCTGCCCGCAAAGCAGGGATTCATATCCCTACCTTCTGCGAGTATCCCGACCTGCGACCTTTCGGTGCCTGCCGTATGTGCATGGTTGAGATTACGACTCGTAGGGGTACAAGTATAGATATCTCCTGTTCTACACCGGTCAGTGAGGGGATGATTGTACAGACCCGATCTCCCAAGGTTAGGGAGGCACAAAGGTTCGTGGTGGAATCTCTACTGGTGGATCATCCCCTTGACTGCCCAGTATGTGACAAGTCTGGAGAGTGCGATCTTCAAAACCATGCTTATCTTTCGCAGGTGCGGGTGAATAACCCTTTGCGTCGGCCTAAGATAAGCTGGGAGCTAGAAATGCTCTCAGAATCTGTGTCCATAAAGCGTGATAGGTGCGTCCTTTGTGGCCGATGTGTTAGGGTGTGTGATGAGTTGGTGGGCGCTACGGCCCTATCTTGGGCCCAGAGAGGATTTAGATCCTATATAGATGCTGCCTTTGGCGAGGATCTTAAGAAGTCACCTTGTGTCTCCTGTGGACTTTGTATTCAAGTTTGTCCGGTTGGGGCTTTGCTAAACACCTCCTACCACGATACAGCCCGCGCCTGGTTCCTTACCCATGTGCCTTCAGTTTGTTCCTTCTGCTCTGTAGGATGCTCAATGGACATAAATGTTGAGCAGGAAACCGGTCGGGTTAAGAGGATTACGAGTAATCAAGACACTGGCTTTAATAATCAGCTGCTATGTGCGCGGGGATTCTTCGGATTCGAGTTCATAGAGAGTAGGGAGAGACTAAGCAGTCCCTTAATTCGGAGAGATGGGGAGCTGGTAGAAGCTTCATGGGATGAAGCTATCAAGGAGATCGCCTCCAGGTTACCTGTTTACAAAGGTTCGTTTGGTGCAATAGCCGGAGCCCATTGTACCAACGAGGAAAACTACCTGTTCGGCAAGTTCGTGCGCGGTGTTATGCAGACTAATAATATCGATTATGACACCGGCGGAGGATACGGCGTTCCTGAGAAAGGCCTGAGGGATGTGTTTGGGTCTGACGCGCCAACCAATAGCTTCCTGGATGTGATGGAAAATGCTGGTTCTGTGTTGGTGATAGGAAGCAACCTTGATGTAACTCACCCAGTCCTGGCATACAAGCTACAAACCGCTGTCAGGCGACATCAGATCAAATTGATCGTAGCTTCTCCCAGGCAGGTTCCTCTTGAACAGTTTGCCTCCAAGGTGATCAGATATCGAGAGGGTTCTGAAGCCGAGCTTCTCCAAGGAATTGCAGCCATCATAGCCTCTAGAAGTCAGGTTGATGATGGTTATGTCTCAGAGAGGGTAGAGGGATACGAGGAGTGGCTCAACTCAGTCAGTACAATAACTCCGTCAAATGTTTCTAGGATAACTGGTGTCTCTGAAGTCGACCTGCTAGAGGTAGCAGATATCTATGCAACTGGCGGTACAGGTGATCTAAACAATAAAAGACCTTCGGCTATATTCTATTCCACATCTCTTACTCATCAGCCGAACGGAGAGTTGGTAGATTACGGAGCAGCTGCTTTGGCACTACTAACGGGAAATATAGGTGTGCCTGGTGGTGGTGTAATGGCTCTGAAGATGGCCAACAACTCTCAGGGAGCTGTAGATATGGGTTGTGCTCCCTTCTTGCTGCCAGGTGAGTTTAGGGTGGATGACGATGAGGCTCGTTCCCGCCTTGAATCTATGTGGGGTGTAGAGATAGACCCGAATCCTGGCATGAGTCTAGAGCAGATGATTGATGCCGCTCTCTCAGGCGATCTCAAGGCTATGTATATAATGGGTGCCAATCCTGTCGAATCTAGCTACGATTCCGATAAAGTGAGAGCTGCTCTTAGCAATCTAAGCTTCTTAGTTGTGCAAGACATATTTCTTACTGAGACTGCTAAGCTGGCAGACGTGGTGCTCCCGGCTTGCAGTTGGGCAGAAAAGGAAGGAACTTATACCAGCGCCGAACGTAGGATACAGTATCTGCACAAAGCTATCCCCGCAAGAGGACTATCTGTTGCCGATTGGGGAGTAATCACCCAAATCATGCAGGCGATGGGATACGAAGTTGGCTACAGGAATCCCAAGGATATATTTGCCGAGATAACCCGCGTTGTACCCAGGTATTCTGGTATAACTATTGAGGATTTGGAGTCTGAAGGGAAAGAGATATCTAGGAGACCTGGTAAGGCCTATCGCAGTGTAGCTGTGGATAACATCAAGCGCCATGGAGTTATATGGACTGATGCTCCAGATGGCAATCCTATTCTGTATACTCAAACATTCCCCATAGGCAAGGCTAAGCTTATGCCTGTTGTTATGAGAACCGATTTGCCAGATGCAGCGCAGGTGTACAAAGAGACTTTGGAGCCATCTCTGTATGTACAGGGAACTGGTACGATTACGCGTCGATGCCCCACACTGAAGAGCCTACATGATAACAAGGCTGCTGATAGCTCGCTGGAAAGAGGTAGAGGTGTAGGCGTAGTTAGGGGGCCACATCTGGAGATGAGTGGATACTCTACCGGACAGCTAACTGAGATCTAG